One part of the Bradyrhizobium sp. CB1650 genome encodes these proteins:
- a CDS encoding L,D-transpeptidase, protein MTDFRRLTGMFMVAIGLILSGPQASAQQPDRGDEPGLIADDSFQLDPEWQKQVVYFRTTEAPGTIIISTAERHLYLVQPGGRAIRYGIGVGRDGFQWQGLLNITNKKEWPDWTPPPEMIQRQPYLPRFMAGGPGNPLGARAMYLGTTVYRIHGTNRPDTIGTKVSSGCFRLVNNDVADLYDRVPVGTKVVVRQKPEL, encoded by the coding sequence ATGACGGATTTTCGTCGCCTGACCGGGATGTTCATGGTCGCGATCGGGCTGATCCTGTCCGGGCCCCAGGCTTCCGCCCAGCAGCCCGACCGCGGCGACGAGCCGGGCCTGATCGCCGACGACAGCTTCCAGCTCGATCCGGAATGGCAGAAGCAGGTCGTTTATTTCCGCACGACCGAAGCGCCCGGCACGATCATCATCTCGACCGCCGAACGCCACCTCTATCTGGTCCAGCCAGGCGGGCGCGCGATCCGCTACGGCATCGGCGTGGGACGCGACGGCTTCCAGTGGCAGGGCCTGCTGAACATCACCAACAAGAAGGAATGGCCGGACTGGACGCCGCCGCCGGAAATGATCCAGCGCCAGCCCTATCTGCCGCGCTTCATGGCCGGCGGCCCCGGCAATCCGCTCGGCGCGCGCGCGATGTATCTCGGCACGACGGTCTACCGCATCCACGGCACCAATCGGCCGGACACGATCGGCACCAAGGTGTCGTCGGGCTGCTTCCGCCTCGTCAACAACGACGTCGCCGACCTTTATGACCGGGTCCCGGTCGGCACCAAGGTCGTGGTGCGGCAGAAGCCTGAACTCTGA
- a CDS encoding acyl-CoA dehydrogenase family protein: MALVLTEEQSMLRDSARGLISDKAPVSHLRHLRDSKDPTGFSKEFWQSFAEMGFAGLLVPEEFGGSGLGHVEAGVVMEEIGRTLMPSPFLATSVVAASALNRGGNTAQKSEYLPRISNGSLLATLAIDEGAKHRPLQTSLQAVRAGNGFKLSGAKALVVDGHVADLLIVAARTAGSAGEREGLTLFLVNSKARGVAIERTIMVDSHNAARIELANVEVNADGVLGEIDQGAGLLQGVLDIGRGAVASEMVGLSEEVFGRTTEYLKQRKQFGKLIGEFQALQHRAAQLYVDIEITRAAVMKALQALDTDVAKAASAVAVAKARAGATATRAVQEGVQMHGGMGMTDQFDIGFFMKRARVCEELFGDANYHADQLARARGY, from the coding sequence ATGGCCCTCGTCCTCACCGAAGAACAATCGATGCTCCGCGACTCGGCGCGCGGGCTGATCAGTGACAAGGCGCCGGTGTCGCACTTGCGCCACTTGCGCGACTCCAAGGATCCGACCGGTTTCTCCAAGGAGTTTTGGCAGTCCTTCGCCGAGATGGGCTTTGCCGGCCTGCTCGTGCCGGAGGAGTTCGGCGGCAGCGGCCTCGGTCATGTCGAGGCCGGCGTCGTCATGGAGGAGATCGGCCGCACGCTGATGCCCTCGCCGTTCCTGGCGACCAGCGTGGTCGCGGCCTCGGCGCTCAACCGCGGCGGCAATACCGCGCAGAAGTCCGAATATCTGCCAAGAATCTCCAACGGCTCGCTGCTTGCCACCCTTGCGATCGACGAGGGCGCAAAACACCGGCCGCTCCAGACCAGCCTTCAGGCCGTGCGCGCCGGCAACGGATTTAAGCTCTCCGGCGCCAAGGCGCTGGTCGTCGACGGCCACGTCGCCGATCTCCTGATCGTCGCCGCGCGCACCGCGGGCTCAGCCGGTGAACGCGAGGGGCTGACGCTGTTCCTGGTCAACTCCAAGGCCAGGGGCGTTGCGATCGAGCGCACCATCATGGTCGATTCCCACAACGCGGCGCGGATCGAGCTCGCCAATGTCGAGGTCAATGCCGACGGCGTGCTCGGCGAGATCGATCAAGGCGCCGGCCTGCTTCAAGGCGTGCTCGACATCGGCCGCGGCGCGGTGGCCTCCGAGATGGTGGGCCTCAGCGAAGAGGTGTTCGGCCGCACCACTGAGTACCTCAAGCAGCGCAAGCAGTTTGGCAAGCTGATCGGCGAATTTCAGGCGCTGCAGCATCGCGCCGCTCAGCTCTATGTCGACATCGAGATCACCCGCGCCGCGGTGATGAAGGCACTGCAGGCGCTCGATACCGACGTCGCCAAGGCCGCCTCGGCCGTTGCGGTGGCCAAGGCGCGCGCCGGCGCCACCGCGACGCGCGCGGTGCAGGAAGGCGTCCAGATGCACGGCGGAATGGGCATGACCGATCAGTTCGACATCGGTTTCTTCATGAAGCGCGCGCGGGTCTGCGAGGAGCTGTTCGGCGACGCCAACTACCACGCCGATCAGCTCGCACGGGCGCGGGGGTATTGA
- a CDS encoding sigma-70 family RNA polymerase sigma factor gives MQNVVAINAEASQSIIAAQATSDDMLLESIADGNRTAMHILYCRHNVRVYRFILRIVRDATTAEDLVSQVFLDVWRTARQFQGRSQVSTWLLSIARFKALTAMRQRRFEDIDQEDVREIPDEADTPETSLDRSDTSAILRACVAKLSPAHREIINLVYYHEKSVEEVGAIIGIPQSTVKTRMFYARKQLADLLKGAGVDRFAA, from the coding sequence ATGCAAAACGTCGTCGCCATCAACGCCGAAGCCAGCCAGAGCATCATTGCTGCTCAGGCGACCTCGGACGACATGCTCCTGGAAAGCATCGCCGACGGCAACCGTACGGCCATGCACATCCTCTATTGCCGGCATAATGTGCGGGTGTACCGCTTCATCCTGCGCATCGTGCGCGACGCCACCACGGCGGAAGACCTCGTCAGCCAGGTTTTCCTGGACGTGTGGCGCACCGCCAGACAATTCCAGGGCCGCTCGCAGGTCTCGACCTGGCTGCTCTCGATCGCCCGCTTCAAGGCGCTGACCGCGATGCGCCAGCGCCGCTTCGAGGACATCGACCAGGAAGACGTGCGCGAGATTCCCGACGAGGCCGACACGCCCGAGACCTCGCTCGACCGCAGCGACACCAGCGCGATCCTGCGCGCCTGCGTGGCAAAGCTGTCGCCCGCGCATCGCGAGATCATCAACCTCGTCTACTACCATGAGAAGTCGGTGGAGGAGGTCGGCGCGATCATCGGCATCCCCCAGAGCACGGTGAAGACGCGGATGTTCTACGCCCGCAAACAGCTCGCCGATTTGCTTAAAGGCGCCGGCGTCGACCGCTTCGCCGCGTAA
- a CDS encoding cytochrome c biogenesis CcdA family protein: MLDLIFAVLAGILTIAAPCTLPMLPILLGASIGRSSHLRPVMIALGFVISFSAAALLLGALTRLFDFDPNLLRSTAAILLIGFGLLMLWPAPFEWLSLRLNGWLDLGATSAAQRDGALGGLVLGTTLGLVWTPCAGPVLGSILTLVATSKNLSWAGTLLVAYAIGAAIPMLAIAYGGQAATTRVRSLARISPRLQQGFGVVVIAFALAAYFQYDTLIVAWLTGFYPTGQIGL, translated from the coding sequence ATGCTCGACCTGATTTTCGCCGTGCTTGCCGGCATCCTCACCATCGCTGCGCCCTGCACGCTGCCGATGCTGCCGATCCTGCTCGGCGCCTCGATCGGCCGCAGTTCGCATTTGCGCCCCGTGATGATCGCGCTCGGCTTCGTCATCTCATTCTCGGCCGCCGCGCTGCTGCTCGGCGCGCTCACCCGGCTGTTCGATTTCGATCCCAATCTGCTGCGCTCGACCGCCGCGATCCTGCTGATCGGATTCGGCCTGTTGATGCTGTGGCCGGCGCCGTTCGAGTGGCTCTCGCTCCGGCTCAACGGCTGGCTCGACCTCGGCGCAACCAGCGCCGCGCAGCGCGACGGCGCGCTCGGCGGGCTCGTGCTCGGCACCACGCTGGGTCTGGTCTGGACACCCTGCGCCGGCCCCGTGCTTGGCTCGATCCTGACGCTGGTTGCGACGTCGAAGAACCTATCCTGGGCCGGCACGCTGCTGGTCGCCTACGCCATCGGCGCGGCGATCCCGATGCTGGCGATCGCCTATGGCGGGCAGGCCGCGACCACGCGCGTGCGCAGCCTCGCGCGCATCTCGCCCCGCCTGCAGCAGGGTTTTGGCGTCGTCGTGATCGCCTTCGCGCTCGCCGCCTACTTCCAGTACGACACGCTGATCGTGGCGTGGCTCACCGGCTTCTATCCCACCGGCCAGATCGGCCTGTGA
- a CDS encoding acyl-CoA dehydrogenase family protein, which translates to MSDSKTTDSETAELETFRSEARAWLEANCPPEMRKPATSDTDVFWGGRNAKFSSEPQRIWFERMRDKGWTVPDWPKEYGGGGLSAAEHKVLRAEMAKIGARPPLSSFGIWMLGPALLKYGTEAQKQEHLPKIAAGLIRWCQGYSEPNAGSDLASLQTRAESDGDDFVITGQKIWTSYANYADWIFCLVRTDPAAKKHDGISFILFDMTSKGVSTKPILLISGYSPFCETFFDNVRVPKSHVVGTVNRGWDVAKYLLQHERAMISGMGERGVGRPLGQIAADSIGADAQGHLDDAMLRSQIATFEVDEAALAACAERAVDLAKAGQAHPAFSSAMKYYGTELNKRRYEILMSAGGVDALEWESERSRQGARPRAWLRTKANSIEGGTSEVMLGIVAKRILDLPGA; encoded by the coding sequence ATGAGCGACTCCAAGACCACAGATTCTGAGACAGCGGAGCTTGAGACATTCCGCAGCGAAGCGCGCGCCTGGCTGGAGGCCAACTGCCCGCCCGAGATGCGCAAGCCCGCAACCTCCGACACCGACGTGTTCTGGGGCGGACGCAACGCAAAGTTCTCGTCCGAGCCGCAGCGCATCTGGTTCGAGCGCATGCGCGACAAGGGCTGGACCGTGCCGGACTGGCCGAAGGAATATGGCGGCGGTGGCCTCAGCGCCGCCGAACACAAGGTGCTGCGCGCGGAGATGGCGAAGATCGGCGCGCGGCCGCCGCTGTCGAGCTTCGGCATCTGGATGCTCGGGCCGGCGCTGCTGAAATACGGCACCGAGGCGCAGAAGCAGGAGCATCTGCCGAAGATCGCGGCGGGCCTGATCCGCTGGTGCCAGGGCTACTCCGAGCCCAATGCCGGCTCCGACCTCGCCTCGCTCCAGACCCGCGCCGAGAGCGATGGCGACGACTTCGTCATCACCGGCCAGAAGATCTGGACGAGTTACGCGAACTACGCCGACTGGATCTTCTGCCTGGTGCGCACCGATCCCGCGGCGAAGAAGCACGACGGCATCAGCTTCATCCTGTTCGACATGACCTCGAAGGGCGTCTCGACCAAGCCGATCCTCCTGATCTCCGGTTACTCGCCGTTCTGCGAAACCTTCTTCGACAATGTCCGCGTGCCGAAGTCGCATGTGGTGGGCACCGTCAACCGCGGCTGGGACGTCGCGAAATATCTGCTGCAGCACGAGCGCGCGATGATCTCCGGCATGGGCGAGCGCGGCGTCGGCCGCCCGCTCGGCCAGATCGCGGCCGACTCGATCGGCGCCGATGCGCAGGGACATCTCGACGATGCGATGCTGCGCAGCCAGATCGCGACGTTCGAGGTGGATGAGGCCGCACTTGCCGCCTGCGCCGAGCGCGCGGTCGATCTCGCCAAGGCGGGACAGGCGCATCCGGCGTTCTCCTCGGCGATGAAGTATTACGGCACCGAGCTCAACAAGCGCCGCTACGAGATCCTGATGTCGGCCGGCGGCGTCGATGCGCTGGAATGGGAGAGCGAGCGTTCCCGGCAGGGCGCCCGTCCGCGCGCCTGGCTGCGCACCAAGGCCAATTCGATCGAGGGTGGCACCAGCGAAGTGATGCTCGGCATCGTCGCCAAGCGCATCCTCGATCTGCCGGGGGCGTGA
- a CDS encoding response regulator encodes MTQSQHIMIVDDEAPAREMVGDYLKMHGFTVTLCDGGKSLRDAIEGGMPDLVVLDLNMPEEDGLSIIRDLKSRINVPVIMLTATASPIDRVVGLELGADDYVAKPCELRELMARIRSVLRRSAPAKAAPEAAAAKSDKDQLVRFGTKWLDLEAQALRDDEGNEHPLTASEFGLLKVFAANPKRVLSRERLLELANARDAEAFDRAVDLRIMRIRRKIEPDPTKPAVIRTIRGGGYLFSPAGEKA; translated from the coding sequence ATGACCCAAAGCCAGCACATCATGATCGTCGACGACGAGGCCCCGGCCCGAGAAATGGTCGGTGATTACCTCAAGATGCACGGCTTCACCGTGACGCTGTGCGACGGTGGCAAGAGCCTGCGCGACGCGATCGAAGGCGGCATGCCCGATCTCGTCGTGCTCGATCTCAACATGCCCGAGGAAGACGGGCTCTCGATCATCCGCGACTTGAAGAGTCGCATCAACGTGCCGGTGATCATGCTCACGGCGACCGCGAGCCCGATCGATCGCGTCGTGGGCCTCGAGCTCGGCGCCGACGACTACGTGGCCAAGCCCTGCGAGCTGCGCGAATTGATGGCGCGCATCCGCTCGGTGCTGCGGCGGAGCGCGCCGGCAAAGGCGGCACCGGAAGCCGCTGCGGCGAAGTCCGACAAGGATCAGCTCGTGCGCTTCGGCACCAAATGGCTCGACCTCGAGGCCCAGGCCTTGCGCGACGACGAGGGCAACGAGCATCCGCTGACCGCGTCCGAGTTCGGGCTATTGAAAGTGTTCGCGGCCAATCCGAAGCGTGTGCTGTCGCGCGAGCGTCTGTTGGAATTGGCCAATGCGCGCGATGCGGAAGCGTTCGACCGCGCCGTCGACCTGCGCATCATGCGCATCCGCCGCAAGATCGAGCCCGACCCGACCAAGCCCGCCGTGATCCGCACCATCCGCGGCGGCGGCTACCTGTTCTCGCCGGCGGGCGAGAAGGCGTAA
- a CDS encoding VOC family protein encodes MSQTPAVNAGTRIGHVHLKVADLDRALGFYCGVLGFELMQRMGSGAAFISAGGYHHHIGLNTWESKGGSPPPPGTTGLYHTAILYPTRSALADALHRVLAAGIALDGASDHGVSEALYLRDPDENGVELYWDKPKEQWPFGPDGKLAMFTKRLDLEDLLKQRQA; translated from the coding sequence ATGTCGCAAACCCCAGCCGTCAATGCCGGCACAAGGATCGGCCACGTTCACCTCAAGGTCGCCGATCTCGATCGCGCGCTGGGCTTCTATTGCGGCGTACTCGGCTTCGAGCTGATGCAGCGCATGGGCTCCGGTGCGGCCTTCATCTCCGCCGGCGGCTATCACCACCACATCGGGCTCAACACCTGGGAAAGCAAGGGCGGCTCACCGCCGCCGCCCGGCACGACCGGGCTCTATCACACCGCGATCCTCTATCCGACGCGTTCCGCGCTGGCCGATGCGCTGCATCGCGTGCTCGCGGCCGGCATCGCGCTCGACGGCGCCAGCGACCACGGCGTCAGCGAGGCGCTTTACTTGCGCGATCCCGACGAGAACGGCGTCGAGCTTTATTGGGACAAGCCGAAAGAGCAATGGCCGTTCGGGCCGGACGGCAAGCTTGCGATGTTCACCAAGCGGCTGGATCTCGAGGATTTGTTGAAGCAGCGGCAGGCCTAG
- a CDS encoding MFS transporter has product MDASSPTAIESSLRYEGWRIVVVCFLLATFGWGLGFYGQSIYVAELQRAHGWSASLISSGTTFFYLFGALLVVFVGEAIRTYGPRRCLIAGTLAMAAAAVAIGAVREPWQLYLADAVLAFGWAGTSLAMITNTISLWFDHKRGMAISLALNGASFGGIAGVPLLVTMIGHVGFSNAMFAAAGAMLVLLVPVILVVVGHPPDRHGWHAATEAQPQSSTQIRSEALRDAGFLTVTTAFALVLFAQVGFIVHLISFLDPVIGRERAAVAVAVLTAMAVVGRVLFSTVIDHLNQRLASALSFLSQAAALCIVINLHNDYVLIAACAVFGFSVGNLITLPSLIVQQEFDPRSFGVLISLNTAINQVTYAFGPGVVGFLRDFSGGYALPFYVCIALELTAAALIMVPGSRAKTS; this is encoded by the coding sequence GTGGACGCATCCAGCCCCACCGCCATCGAATCCTCCCTCCGCTACGAAGGCTGGCGCATCGTCGTGGTCTGCTTTCTGCTCGCGACCTTCGGCTGGGGGCTCGGCTTCTATGGGCAGAGCATCTATGTCGCCGAGCTTCAGCGCGCGCATGGCTGGTCGGCCTCGCTGATCTCCTCGGGCACGACGTTCTTCTATCTGTTCGGCGCTTTGCTCGTCGTCTTCGTCGGCGAGGCGATCAGGACATATGGCCCGCGGCGCTGCCTGATCGCCGGCACGCTGGCAATGGCGGCGGCTGCGGTTGCGATCGGCGCGGTACGGGAGCCCTGGCAGCTCTATCTCGCCGATGCCGTGCTCGCCTTCGGCTGGGCCGGCACGAGTCTCGCGATGATCACCAACACCATCAGCCTGTGGTTCGACCACAAGCGCGGCATGGCGATCAGCCTGGCGCTCAACGGCGCCAGCTTCGGCGGCATCGCCGGCGTGCCGCTGCTCGTGACCATGATCGGCCATGTCGGCTTCTCGAACGCGATGTTCGCGGCCGCCGGCGCCATGCTGGTGCTGCTCGTGCCGGTGATCCTGGTCGTGGTCGGGCATCCGCCCGACCGCCACGGCTGGCACGCGGCGACAGAAGCGCAGCCGCAATCATCGACGCAAATCCGCAGCGAGGCGCTGCGCGATGCCGGCTTCCTCACGGTGACGACCGCGTTCGCGCTGGTGCTGTTCGCGCAGGTCGGCTTCATCGTGCACCTGATCTCGTTCCTGGATCCCGTGATCGGGCGCGAGCGTGCGGCGGTCGCGGTCGCGGTGCTGACGGCGATGGCCGTGGTCGGGCGCGTGCTGTTCTCGACGGTGATCGATCATCTCAACCAGCGGCTCGCCTCCGCGCTGTCATTCCTGAGCCAGGCGGCGGCGCTTTGCATCGTCATCAACCTGCACAATGATTACGTGCTGATCGCCGCCTGCGCGGTGTTCGGCTTCTCGGTCGGCAACCTCATCACGCTCCCGTCGCTGATCGTGCAGCAGGAGTTCGACCCGCGTTCGTTCGGCGTGCTGATCAGCCTCAACACCGCGATCAACCAGGTCACCTACGCATTCGGCCCAGGCGTGGTCGGCTTCCTGCGCGATTTCTCCGGCGGCTACGCGCTGCCGTTCTATGTCTGCATCGCGTTGGAGCTGACGGCCGCGGCGCTGATCATGGTGCCGGGGTCGCGCGCGAAGACGTCATAG
- a CDS encoding thioredoxin family protein yields MSLKLLTVSAALIGFVLTGAVIPGICDEASRAAPIVTAAASHQAAPEFVGINNWFNSKPLSIADLRGKVVLVDFWTYGCVNCVNTLPHVTALYAKYRDRGLVVVGVHTPEFPFERSASNLQAALKRHGITYPVAQDNDSRTWNAYRNQYWPAQYVIDQNGKIVFQHAGEGSYDEIDRTVARLLNVNS; encoded by the coding sequence ATGTCTCTAAAACTGCTCACTGTATCTGCCGCGCTGATCGGCTTCGTCCTGACCGGCGCCGTCATCCCCGGCATCTGCGACGAGGCCTCGCGCGCGGCGCCGATCGTCACCGCGGCCGCAAGCCACCAAGCCGCGCCCGAGTTCGTCGGCATCAACAACTGGTTCAACTCCAAGCCGCTCAGCATTGCCGATCTCCGCGGCAAGGTCGTGCTGGTCGACTTCTGGACCTATGGCTGCGTCAACTGCGTGAATACGCTGCCGCACGTCACCGCGCTCTACGCCAAATACAGGGATAGGGGCCTGGTCGTGGTTGGCGTGCACACGCCCGAATTTCCGTTCGAGCGCTCGGCCTCCAATTTGCAGGCCGCGCTGAAGCGCCACGGCATCACCTATCCGGTCGCGCAGGACAACGACTCCCGGACCTGGAACGCCTACCGCAACCAGTATTGGCCGGCGCAGTACGTCATCGACCAGAACGGCAAGATCGTCTTCCAGCATGCCGGCGAAGGCAGCTATGACGAGATCGACCGGACGGTGGCGCGCCTGCTCAACGTCAATAGCTGA
- a CDS encoding DUF3369 domain-containing protein produces the protein MAEQDDVLHLIDDTGTASEDSNSRKWKIAVIDDDPAVHDGTRFALSDYSLNGQTLEILSAHSAAEGRKLMRQHGDIAAVLLDVIMETDVAGLELVEFIRNELKNETVRIILRTGQPGQAPERRVIVQYDINDYKAKTELTADKLFTSLTAALRSYQQLERMVQTRRGLEIIIDAASTLYDFKSMQRLAEGVLTQLASLLNVDCAGILVLRDNGGSDAELSVLAGSGCYSRFIGTTSSKALDPDLRAMVEAAFQRRKNEFADHRSVIYLRTGSGREVVVLLQAERELSETDRSLVEIFSSRLSIAFDNVILYQQLQDANTQLEDRVAQRTRALMQANRRLSAQWLRLQRANGFKNEILGTVAHDLKNPLGVILGRTEMLKELISTGASEGGVISQVDHIRDATKRLTTMVDHLISDAMADAFDITIRREPVDVAALVQEVAEANQPLAVNKQQAITVAAPPNIVTMCDTDRIREAIDNLISNAIKYSPIGGRIAVAVTHEGNDTVVRVSDDGAGLSPEDLGRLFGRFQRLSAKPTAGESSTGLGLSIVKRIIDMHGGEVTAESGGPGKGATFTITLPATEMP, from the coding sequence ATGGCCGAACAGGACGATGTCCTCCACCTGATCGACGATACCGGTACCGCGTCGGAGGATAGCAACTCCCGGAAATGGAAGATCGCCGTCATCGACGACGACCCGGCCGTGCATGACGGCACCCGCTTTGCGCTGTCCGACTACAGCCTCAACGGCCAGACCCTGGAGATCCTCTCCGCCCATTCCGCGGCGGAAGGTCGCAAGCTGATGCGCCAGCACGGCGACATCGCCGCCGTGCTGCTCGATGTCATCATGGAGACGGACGTCGCCGGCCTCGAGCTCGTCGAGTTCATCCGCAACGAGCTCAAGAACGAGACCGTTCGCATCATCCTGCGCACCGGCCAGCCCGGCCAGGCGCCCGAGCGGCGCGTGATCGTGCAGTACGACATCAACGACTACAAGGCCAAGACCGAGCTCACCGCAGACAAGCTGTTCACCTCGCTGACTGCGGCGCTGCGCTCCTATCAGCAGCTCGAGCGCATGGTGCAGACGAGGCGCGGGCTCGAAATCATCATCGATGCGGCCTCGACGCTCTACGACTTCAAGTCGATGCAGCGCCTCGCCGAGGGCGTGCTGACCCAGCTCGCCTCGCTGCTCAACGTCGACTGCGCCGGAATCCTGGTGCTGCGCGACAATGGCGGATCGGACGCCGAGCTCTCCGTGCTCGCGGGGAGCGGCTGCTACAGCCGCTTCATCGGCACGACCTCCTCGAAGGCGCTCGATCCCGATCTGCGCGCGATGGTGGAGGCCGCGTTCCAGCGCCGCAAGAACGAATTCGCCGACCACCGCAGCGTGATCTACCTGCGCACCGGCAGCGGCCGCGAGGTCGTGGTGCTGCTGCAGGCCGAGCGTGAGCTGTCCGAGACCGACCGCTCGCTCGTCGAGATCTTCTCCAGCCGGCTCTCGATCGCCTTCGACAACGTGATCCTCTATCAGCAGCTCCAGGACGCCAACACCCAGCTCGAGGACCGCGTCGCCCAGCGCACCCGCGCGCTGATGCAGGCCAATCGCCGCCTGTCGGCGCAATGGCTGCGGCTGCAACGCGCCAACGGCTTCAAGAACGAGATCCTGGGCACGGTCGCGCACGACCTGAAGAATCCGCTCGGCGTCATCCTCGGCCGCACCGAGATGCTGAAGGAACTGATCTCGACCGGCGCCTCCGAAGGCGGCGTGATCTCCCAGGTCGACCACATCCGCGACGCCACCAAGCGGCTGACCACGATGGTGGATCATCTGATCTCGGACGCGATGGCCGATGCCTTCGACATCACCATTCGCCGCGAGCCGGTCGACGTCGCCGCGCTGGTCCAGGAGGTCGCCGAAGCCAACCAGCCGCTGGCGGTCAACAAGCAGCAGGCGATCACCGTCGCGGCGCCGCCCAACATCGTCACCATGTGCGACACCGACCGGATCCGCGAGGCGATCGACAATCTGATCAGCAACGCGATCAAATACAGCCCGATCGGCGGCAGGATCGCCGTGGCGGTCACGCACGAGGGCAACGACACCGTCGTGCGCGTCAGCGATGACGGCGCCGGCCTGTCGCCGGAGGATCTCGGCCGCCTGTTCGGCCGGTTCCAGCGGCTGTCGGCCAAGCCGACCGCGGGCGAGAGCTCGACGGGCCTTGGGCTTTCCATCGTCAAGCGTATTATCGACATGCATGGTGGCGAGGTAACCGCCGAGAGCGGCGGCCCCGGCAAGGGAGCGACCTTCACCATCACGCTGCCCGCGACCGAAATGCCATGA
- a CDS encoding amino acid ABC transporter substrate-binding protein, whose product MRTFRGGLLIGLAVAVLVGALAVTYEFYDTRTLKRTIRRGEVLCGVNKGLPGFSIPDDKGNWTGFDVDFCRAVASAIFNDPSKAKFVPLDASERFKELQSRKVDILSRNSTWSMARELDYDLYFPAVAYYDGAGFMVPRARNKETSLDLTGSKVCVQAGTTTLLNLADYFRANNMKYEEVKLDKLDDVVKAYDAGKCDTLTADVSQLYALRLNLSKPGDHMILPDMISKEPLAPVVRQRDDDWMMIVKWTLYAMINAEELGVTSENIDEALKSKKPDVMRLVGTEGNYGEQLGLTKDWAVRIIRHVGNYGEMYERNIGEKSKLKIPRGMNQLWNAGGVQYAPPVR is encoded by the coding sequence ATGCGCACATTCCGAGGCGGCCTGCTGATCGGCCTCGCGGTCGCCGTACTGGTCGGCGCCCTGGCGGTCACCTACGAGTTCTACGACACCCGCACGCTGAAGCGCACGATCCGGCGTGGCGAGGTGCTGTGCGGCGTCAACAAGGGCCTGCCGGGCTTCTCGATTCCCGACGACAAGGGCAACTGGACCGGCTTCGACGTCGATTTCTGCCGCGCGGTGGCGAGCGCCATCTTCAACGATCCGAGCAAGGCGAAATTCGTTCCGCTCGACGCCAGCGAGCGCTTCAAGGAATTGCAGAGCCGCAAAGTCGACATCCTCTCGCGCAACTCGACCTGGAGCATGGCGCGTGAGCTCGACTACGACCTCTATTTCCCGGCCGTCGCGTATTACGACGGCGCAGGCTTCATGGTCCCGCGCGCACGCAACAAGGAGACCTCGCTGGATCTGACCGGCAGCAAGGTCTGTGTGCAGGCCGGCACCACGACGCTGCTCAACCTCGCCGACTACTTCCGTGCCAACAACATGAAGTATGAAGAGGTGAAGCTCGACAAGCTCGACGACGTGGTGAAGGCCTACGACGCCGGCAAGTGCGACACGCTGACCGCCGACGTCTCCCAGCTCTATGCGCTGCGGCTGAACCTGTCCAAGCCCGGCGACCACATGATCCTGCCGGACATGATCTCCAAGGAGCCGCTCGCCCCCGTGGTGCGCCAGCGCGACGACGACTGGATGATGATCGTGAAGTGGACGCTCTATGCGATGATCAACGCCGAGGAGCTCGGCGTCACCTCGGAGAACATCGACGAGGCGCTGAAGTCCAAGAAGCCCGACGTGATGCGGCTGGTCGGCACCGAGGGCAATTACGGCGAGCAGCTCGGCCTCACCAAGGACTGGGCCGTGCGCATCATCCGCCACGTCGGCAATTACGGCGAGATGTACGAGCGCAATATCGGCGAGAAGTCCAAGCTGAAGATCCCACGCGGCATGAACCAGCTCTGGAACGCCGGCGGCGTGCAGTATGCACCCCCGGTGCGGTAA
- a CDS encoding carboxymuconolactone decarboxylase family protein, with product MRLKLLSPGEMSDNQRQTYEESIAGKRGKPPAPMMAWLSSPDMARHATRLGEVLRFDTVFPAKLSEIAILVTARHWTAHYEWYAHKRLALQGGMRPEIIEAIRDRRTPEFDDPKAKMIYDVAKSLHEGHGVEKRLYDDAVELLGERGLVEVIGLCGYYTLVSMTLNTFEFGLPEGEVSELA from the coding sequence ATGCGCCTGAAACTACTTTCGCCTGGCGAAATGAGCGACAACCAGCGGCAGACCTATGAGGAGTCGATTGCCGGAAAACGCGGCAAGCCGCCGGCGCCGATGATGGCTTGGCTGAGCAGCCCCGACATGGCCCGTCACGCCACGCGGCTCGGCGAGGTCCTGCGCTTCGACACTGTCTTCCCCGCAAAGCTCTCGGAGATCGCGATCCTGGTGACGGCGCGGCATTGGACCGCGCATTACGAATGGTACGCGCACAAGCGCCTGGCGCTCCAGGGCGGCATGAGGCCTGAGATCATCGAGGCGATCCGCGATCGTCGCACGCCGGAGTTCGACGATCCCAAGGCCAAGATGATCTATGACGTCGCGAAGTCGCTGCATGAGGGTCACGGCGTCGAGAAGCGCCTCTACGACGATGCGGTCGAGCTGCTCGGCGAGCGCGGGCTGGTCGAGGTGATCGGACTGTGCGGCTATTACACGCTGGTGTCGATGACACTCAACACGTTCGAGTTCGGCTTGCCGGAGGGCGAGGTGTCGGAGCTCGCGTAA